The Sebastes umbrosus isolate fSebUmb1 chromosome 1, fSebUmb1.pri, whole genome shotgun sequence genome includes the window TGGGGAGTTCCCTGACATGTGGGATGAGACTCCGTGTAGGTGACCTTTACCTCAGTGGAGACAGACGCCTGTTCTCTCCAGTGACATCAGCCGCTGCCTAATGTAGTTTCAGTCCTCCTACAGTGGGGAATCTGCTGCTCTGATACTGTTCCAGTGGATTTTCCAAACTTGAAAACAACAGCATGACAACACTGTCTTACTGTCCCATGTATTGTGTCTTGTTTGTCTCTGTTCAGGTGGCTGTTTACGGGCATCAGCAGGTATAAAGCAGAGGAGCTGCTCTTGCAGCCCAACAACCAGAATGGAGCCTTCTTGATCAGAGAGTCAGAGACAAACAAAGGTTAGAttgttgtttctctttctttccgCTGTGCATTAGAAACCTATTTAATCCAAACCTAACATTGTGGCACCAGTATACGctttaaaatgttatgtgtggataattgtcattgtttctAATGCAGTTCCCACTATTTAAAAATCTTGTAGAAGTGACAGTATATTCtaatgatgatatatatatttttatatttaacctTGATTTAACCAGGAAGTCCCtataggggtgtaaatcaccagtttcatcatgatattttattgattctttggacaacgatatgATATTTGCTCATAACACAAAGTTTGccactgaaataaaaacatagaaagaGGATCCCCACCCCATGTTGGTCTTGGTCACACGaaagaaaaaatagataaaaaaataaaataaataaaataaataaaataaataaaataaataaataaaataaaataaatgaaataattaaagagaggaaattacaaaaaaaggaaataaaatgaaGTTAAGCGTAACGTTAAGTAAGAGATCCAACTGTAATTATGGTTCAGGTAGGATAAGGAATATGAATCAGTGCTGGAATAAATGATGTGCAAAATTAAGAATCAAGAGCCATGCATGTAGTTTAACTGCTGCATCTGTGTGCTATATGTTTCTGTTCAGATTGTTACTCGCTGTCCATCCTGAGGAGGACCAACGCTTCCTACCTGGACTGTGTGAAACACTACCGCATCTCTCAGCTCCAGAACGGCTGGGTCTGCATATCTCAAGGAGTCACCTTCCCTTCCCTGCAATGCCTGGTGGAGCACTACTCAGGTCAGCACTGAGGATGTAATGCTGTCTTGCCTGAACGTACCAGAGACAACTCTGAAAGAGTGATATTAAAATGTTGCCTCCTCTCACAGAGTCTGCAAATGGGTTGTGCATTCGGCTGACGGGGCCTTGCTTCATCCATGGTGTAGACAACGCCAGAGAGGCCCGGCCTGTACCCACGGCCATCAGGAGGCCGACTGTCAACTGGAAGGACATCAGCAGGTGAGGCAGACTCTCTTTAGCCTCATTTCTACTGGTGACTTCCACAAAATGTCACTCTGTTACAGTAGAGCATGAGCACCTGGTGGAAAACTATTGATACATCTTtgtgaagtagggctgtcaatcgattaaaataatcaatcgctgacttgactatgacttgccctaaactgcatgtgattatcataaagtgggcatgtctgtaaaggggagactcgtgggtacccatagaacccattgtcattcacatatcttgaggtcagaggtcaagggacccctttgaaaacggccatgccagtttttcctctccaaaattttgcataagtaaCCAAtggattttaatgttttgtagattcatatgataccagtatcttcactctagctttaaaactgagtccgctacaacctaaaaatcacaagttgcgtttatgcagttaaagaaattagtggctttaaaactaatttgcgctaacgtgttattattgtgttaactatgacagccctaattttcagtttttgttgacgCAGTGTCAGAGAGACGCTGATTCAGCTCTACAGTCACTCAGTGACTCAGTGCTGAATGAACTGAGTGAACAGATATGTCAACAGATAAGACGTGTTACTGGATATCTGCCAGGTGTGattgtgtgtaatgtgtgagTGTAGAGTAGGAGGTTCCTGGAAATGAGCACTATAGTGTTCAGTGATCATATACCGCAGATAATTAAAGGGCTACAAAATGCAGCGTACAATAGATTatgattatttgatttaatgcataaaatctgtgtaatgtttttatgcaatcagaacagtgggatctgcattcaTCATTCctgtaaacatacagtatcatagcgctactttgagaggacacatacactgagaggaaaATGAAGTAGTAATTGacttaatctttgcatgtaaactattaattaaaactCAATGCAATGTTtatgagaatcaatacagtatcacaaaatgtaatacactctatattttcaatattttcttacacccctaataaccAATACCATGAGCGCTTTACTCATCAAAGTCTTCCTTTTGCGTCTCCTCCAGGTCGGTGATCTTCAGAACCAAGAGAACCGAGTCGGACAACTCTCTGGTGAGCGAGGGCCTGAGGGAGGCCATCACCTCCTACCTCCAGATGACAGAGGGTAACGACCACAGCTGGGACACCTGAGGAGAGACGGCGGATCAGTCTGAGAGAAAGAAGTCAGACGGATGGAGGGAAGTCAGATACTGTCCTGTCCCATCTGCAGCTTGGGCAAGCCATTGGAAGAGGTCGCCCTGGACGCCCCCAAATGATTGCAGACTGCGCTGGAGTAGCAGCAGGGCTGAGACACTACAATGTCTGGAGTTGTGACTGTATGTCAGCAAAAAGTCTGTATTTTAGAGGCACACAGTGGAAGTGTGAGCTGAAAATGTAAAGTCAGTGAGATATTTGTTCTCATTTGGTTTCAAAAAGTTGAATGTTTCTCTTAATTTATAACCTAATATGTATGTACATGCTGTTTGAATGCAATGTGAAATATGTTAATTATGTTCTAATATGATTGTTTTCATGGTTGTGTTATTGGAATCCAATAAAATATGTTAGCTTTGTGATAAATGAGCAATGCATACAAATATAATCAACATAATAGAGTCTCGCCTGTGTTTTCATGGTATAAtgtatatgtaagggataatatacagcgagccggtcattgtggTGAAATAAACCACGACAGGGCGATGaggaggggtcttgcatcgccttgaaggggtttatttcacaacaatgacccgctagctgtacattatatCGCTTATTACATTACTTAAGTAATCAATAATTTGATACATAAATGGTctgccagagtccaacatcagaactgcacccatagcaacggtttgttataaagaaataacagaccgttgaacgccgtgattgaccaatcagaagccgtgtaataaatactgtctgtttatattagggctgcaaatttgttttaatgtcactaatttctttaatgtgttaacgcaactTAAAAATCTTAAAAGAACGTAAAAATCCAAAGGGCCACCGTCGGGCCTGACCACTA containing:
- the si:ch211-25d12.7 gene encoding src-like-adapter 2 isoform X2 is translated as MGTCPIRCRTNRTVLENAPEPSTPSLQESMTVSLCDYPSFERTELTIDGDFMMVRSTTTSCDSYIPSNYTAKVTHRWLFTGISRYKAEELLLQPNNQNGAFLIRESETNKDCYSLSILRRTNASYLDCVKHYRISQLQNGWVCISQGVTFPSLQCLVEHYSESANGLCIRLTGPCFIHGVDNAREARPVPTAIRRPTVNWKDISRSVIFRTKRTESDNSLVSEGLREAITSYLQMTEGNDHSWDT
- the si:ch211-25d12.7 gene encoding src-like-adapter 2 isoform X1, whose protein sequence is MGTCPIRCRTNRTVLENAPEPSTPSLQESMTVSLCDYPSFERTELTMCVGERLTILSDDGDFMMVRSTTTSCDSYIPSNYTAKVTHRWLFTGISRYKAEELLLQPNNQNGAFLIRESETNKDCYSLSILRRTNASYLDCVKHYRISQLQNGWVCISQGVTFPSLQCLVEHYSESANGLCIRLTGPCFIHGVDNAREARPVPTAIRRPTVNWKDISRSVIFRTKRTESDNSLVSEGLREAITSYLQMTEGNDHSWDT